The Brassica napus cultivar Da-Ae chromosome C7, Da-Ae, whole genome shotgun sequence genomic interval ACTGCCAATGAATACGGCTAATGATTGATCTTTTTTTGGCTAATGATTAATCTAAGTCTTTGACTTTCaaatttgataaagaaaatatagttACTGATTGGCCAAAGTAAGTCATTTGTGGCACTTCCAAAAATCTTATGTTTGTATACGCTAGACTCTTGAAGTTGTGGAACTTTCTAAGTGTTTCAGAAGACTTCGAGCAATCATAGGTATTGGAAGCAAATGATATttgattatgaaaataaatgtaTGAATGATTAGCAGTCAAACAGATCTCATTTTTGATTAAGTAGGAAATATGCTTATATTTAATGTGAATTAAACTGGGAGAACATGggagaaacaaaataatttcaaGAGGAGATTGTAAAGCATTACTCAGATGCAAATGTTGTGACCGATCATGCATCCTCTTGAAGCTAAGCGATGTGTGCCTTCTTAGATGCATTGGTACTTGGTGAGATATCAAACACCTCAAACGAAAAAAAGTTGATAGCAACAACGATGGACCAATTTACCAGGAAACTGAAACAATTAACATAGATATGTAGCTAATATATACAAATCTCTAGAATAAGTCATAAAAAACGCATCCCAAAGAATAAACAGGTCAAGCTACCCATAAAAGACACCAATCTTGAGacagaaaaaagaagaagctaatTTGCAGCTTTTCTACTCTTGGCCTCTTCAGGAGAGTTATGAGATATTTCCTCAAAATCACTTTAGTGTTAGGGATATAGCATGTCGAGAAATCAGCTCACGTAAGTGCAACACTTGAACCAAAACAAAGATACGTAAGCCTAACTTAACGGCATGCCAGTGAGTGTGAAGAAAACTCTCTGCGTGAAAACAGAGGAAGCACTTTCAAAGTTGCTCctttaagaaagaaagaaacacaaaTTTGTTCTTTTGAAGTCATAAATAAACATTCACATTGAATTTCGTGAAAATAGAGGAAGCAAAAAAATGGGCATACCAAGTGTGTTAACCTCATTGCCATGAAGTGAGAAAAGGAATTCAGAGCTATGATAGTAAGAAAAAACAAAGTAGAGAACAAAAGAATTTGTATTAagggctgttcgtttggttgccgcaggtaccggcggcagcggcagcggcagcgtcaacatTCTGCGTCAACTCTTGTTCGTTTAGTTGACGCAGGAAGCTGCGTCTGACGCCGCGTCCGAACGCCGCGTCCGAACGCCGCGTCCGAACGCCGCGTCCGAACGCCGCGTCCGAACGCCGCGTCCTGCGGCTGACGCCGATAAAACCTGCGGTCGCGATATAGTATGCGACAGCGTCAGCGGCAGCGTCtgcgaaacgaacaacaactgtcCTCATTGACGCTGCCGTCGCCGCCGACGCTGACGCCGACGCCAaaacctgcggcaaccaaacgaacaagGCTTTAGGCGTATTAATGTCTAAGATAGtttaatagaaataaaggaaCTTGGAGCTATGATAGCGAGGAAAAAATATTAACCTCGTTGTCATGAAGTGTTTGTGCTAATTCCCCCCTAACTTCACTCTCTACTCTAGAAAGAGATTCCTTTTCAAATGCTTATTGAGCTTCTGCCACCTAAATACAAACGTGAACCATAGAGAGTGAGATTTAGAACAGGAAGTTAAATTAAAGTTAAACCCTGATCTCCATTAAGCAAAAGGAAGAGATCAAATACCTTCACAATACCAATTTTGAGTATCGTGTTCTTAGCAATAGCAACTAACAACCTTTTGTTGACTCCTTATTTATAGACCGATGAATACTAAAATGAAAGACCAAATTATTtgtaaccaaaaaaagaaagaccAACATATTTATAGATCGACAAATCAAGTCTAACTCACCAAGATTCATCGACGGATGAAGCCTGAGATCCTGGATTAGTGTAACAAAATCCAGTCGCCCGAACCATTGGTGAAGCATCAATCTAAGCTCTTCGACCCACATGAAGAAATCGCAGTCATCGAAATTTGCCATAATTGGAGTTGATGCTTGATAGAGAGAGACCTTTCGGATCTCGTAGCGGTGGGACGATTCATGGTAGGCAACAAACCTATTTATCATGCAGCCATTAATCACACCGTTTCAGATCGCTAGAAGAATCGCAGGAGTCACCGCATTGCAGTCGCGTCGAATAAGGACGATTTCGTTTTTTCGTTGAAGTCATATTAGGGTTACTGAAATCACTATTATCGGGCCGGCTTTGCTTTCAAACCCATAACCCAATGACACAAAAACGAAGCCCAACACAAACATCACGTTTAAATGAAACGCTGAGTTTCGTGTCGGCTTCACAGAGCACCACTTATTTAGCTGGTATTCCATGTGGCGCAAGTAGAAAGGATAAAACCctactttataataatatatattttatatcattaatCGTTTTAAGAATTGATATGAGtagaatatatagaaaattaaattttcaaataaaattataaaaattaaacataaatataaagtgaataaCGGATACTTTAGGTTTCAAAATACAGATGtgacatagaaaaaaaaacataatgcgGTCCAGATGTATATGaaacatttaatatttattgaaaatttaaaatgtatagcactattttttatgaaacaaagtacatattttttttattttgacaaacaaATAATGCAACACTTGTGAAGTAGCAATGCTGTGTATATGACGCACGCGGTTAACGCGTGGTGAATAATATTTTGACTTTAAGTTGAAAAAGTTTTGACTTGTGGAGGGGTCGGTTGTTTCAAGGCAAAACGTAAGGATTCCCAATAAGATATAACCACGTGGGAACACGGAGCCGTTAACGGAAAGAGTTAGACGAGGGTTTTCTGTTCATCCGTTAAATTATCGCcgttaaaacaaaaaatctgCCGTTTACCCTTCTGGTCCGGTAAGTATTTAATGAGAAATTTACTCCTCCATTTATTGCAAAGGGAAAGAAactcagaagaagaaaaaaagattagagagagaaagttacaAAACTCCAGACTCTCTAGAGAGGAGAATATCATTCTTGGccttttctttcattttctcgGAAACTAAAGAAGGTAAGAAAGTGAGAGAAAACAAGAGAAAGTGaaataaaatctctatttttctttgtaaaaaaCAGAAAATGTCAAAAGGAGTGtatttatcttcatcttgtttgtgttgtgttttCTTTGGATGCATGTTATTTCTTCtccttaaaatatattttcccaGTTCGATCCAGAAATATTACAAACTGAAACTACACACAAAATCCTTAATTATTTTTCTCATGAATGTTTAGATAATGTCTTACTTATTTTCATTAGTTGACcagttttttcttaatttaacaaaaaaatatcgccagcaataaatgttttttatcagttacttttttgtatttaattttcaaatattttctgaaatatgAAACGATCTAGCTGTCGTCTTTGGTAATTAATCTCCCCTTTCATGCTTCTTTctgttggttttgcatttgagaTTAGTTATCAACAAATATTTCTGCATTTCCATGCACTGATTCTGTCCTTTTGAATCATCACTTCTTCCAGTTTCAACGGAAAACCCTAACTGAGATCTTTGTAACCATTAGGGGCTGCAAGTGATGTTGACTATGGGAGAAGAAAACGTGATGACTACAGACAACAGATTTGCTTCGCCGCAgccaccttcttcttctccggcaACAATCCAAAGccctaattttaatttcaacCCTTTCAACTCATTTTCCTCCATTATTCCGGTTCGTTCCACGTTTACCTGAGAGCTCTTTCATTTTGTtagttacatatttttaaacGTAGTAATAAGCTGTTTGATTAGAAGGAGGAGCATGGGATGATGAGCATGAGCATGCTGATGATGATGGGAGATGGAGGAGTGGAGGAAATGATGGAAAACGGGTCGGCCGGTGGGTCATTCGGGTCGGGTAGTGAACAAGCAGAAGATCCAAAGTCCGGAAACGAGTTTGATGTTGCTGAACTTCAAGACGAGGAACAACCTCCTCCTGCTAAGAAGAAACGTTACCACAGGCATACTAATCGTCAGATCCAAGAAATGGAAGCGTaagttttgcttcttctttttcattttatctTGTAGGTGTGTGTAATATAGTTTTTGGTTTCAAAGGACTTGAACCAACTGAGGTTGAAACTATTTCTGCTAGGTTATAATGGTTTGGTTTTAGTTTCGGTTTGaagtatattgttttttttttatcttgattAGTACGTGTTCGGTTTGTATACGTATGTTTCAGTTTTGTGGATTTTTAGGATATGAAACTAGTTATGCTAGATATGGAacagttttgtttttattttactcTCGGTTCAATTGGACTGTTTTTAAACCGGGTTTGTACCATatcttttttaagttttttttaataaaaattccaaaattGTATATGGGTTTCAGTTTTGTGAATTCTTTGGTTTTGTTGCTTCTTTGTTTTTggatcttaaaaaaaaacgaaatctTGTAAACCGAAAAGAAGACtcgattttgatattttgatcgGTTTTTACCAAACTCAATACAGCTTGTACGTTTTGAATATATCAATCTCATGAGGAGAttgaattttgatttgaatagtGATTTCTATTTCATCTTTGTAGATTGTTTAAACAAAACCCTCATCCAGACGACAAACAAAGGCAGAGATTAAGTCATGAACTTGGACTCAAGCCTCGACAAGTCAAGTTTTGGTTTCAAAATAGGCGTACTCAAATGAAGGTAACTACTAACAttaatctctttctctttaattTAACCAGTTTCACAATGTGTATACTTTATTACACATTAGAGCTCATCTCAAATTACCGAAATGAAAGTTCAAAAACTCGAAATGAAGAAATATTGAAATCTCGAACTctagaagtatatatatatgtgtagaAGAACATTCATGAAAAAGTGATTTAACGTTTTTATTTAATGTGATGATCAAATATATAGGCACAACAAGACAGAGCTGAGAATGTGATGTTAAGGGCAGACAACGATAATCTTAAGGCAGAGAATTCTCATCTTCAGGCGGAGCTACGGTGCCTCTCGTGTCCTTCTTGCGGCGGCCCCACCGTACTCGGCGACATTCCTTTCAACGAACTCCACATTGAGAATTGTCGCCTCCGTGAAGAGGTAACTCCAATTATTCACAACCATTTGAAATATTGGTTTGGTTCTGATTACCTTAAAAGAATTTCTGCGTTTTGAGTTTACGGTGGAAAAGTAATCGATATTCTGTGAACCTATCACTtgaaaaatgaaatcataatgTTAATCCtaattaattaaattggtaATTTTGAATACAAGCCTGTTATTTGCTTTGCTTCGGTTTGATTTAATCCAATTTTTATTGGGTTTAATGTACTGACcaatttatttaacaaaaagatacatatttaatTGGGATTGCGTAACAAATTAATTGTCTATTCAACACAGCTTGATCGTCTATGCTCCATAGCTTCAAGATACACTGGCCGTCCAATGGAATCATCACAGCCGATGATCAATCCTCCTCTAGAGGTTCAACATCATCAACCTTCACTGGAGCTTGACATGAGCGTATACGCAGGAAACTTTCAAGAACAACCTTGTTCAGACATGATGTTGCTTCCTCCACAAGACACTGCTTGTTACCTCCCAGTTCAAACTAATAACAACAGCAACGGCTACAACATGTTACTTGCTGATGAAGAAAAGGTTATCGCTATGGAGATTGCTGTTTCTTGTGTCCACGAACTTACTAAAATGTGTTACACAGAGGAGCCTTTGTGGATTAAGAAGAAATCCGACAAGATGGGTGGCGAGATTTTGTGTCTGAACGAGGAAGAGTACAAGAGCTTGTTCGCATGGACAATGGAGAATCATAACAACAAAGGGGATTTTCGTAGAGAAGCTTCAAAGGCAAACGCAGTTGTCATCATGAACAGCATCACGCTTGTTGACGCGTTTCTAAATGCTGTAAGTATAGTAAACATTTCACAAACAAACGCCTTtcatttaaatcattttttggattaatcgataaatttttggatttttgaacTGTAGGATAAGTGGTCGGAGATGTTCTGCTCTATTGTGGCTAGGGCGAAAACGGTTCAGATCATTTCATCTGGAGTGTCTGGAGCTAGTGGTTCTCTTCTACTGGTAATATAGCAAAATTCGATTAACAACTTGCAGAACAAACATAACGGATCTTTCTAGTGTTGTTAACAACTTGTTATGTTTTACTAGATGTATGCAGAGTTACAGGTTCTGTCTCCGTTGGTTCCAACTCGAGAAGCATATTTTCTACGTTATGTGGAACAAAACGTCGAAAACGGGAACTGGGCAATCGTAGATTTCCCGATCGACCAGATCCAGCCATTGAGTGCAAACACTCCTCATGAGTATAAGAGAAAGCCTTCAGGCTGCATCATTCAAGACATGCCTAATGGATACTCACAAGTCAAGTGGGTCGAGCAAGTGGAAGTTAACGAGAGGCACGTGCACGAGATATTCGCTGAGTATGTGAAAACCGGAATCGCTTTTGGAGCTAGCCGTTGGCTCGACGTGTTGGAGAGACAATGCGAGAGGATGGCTAGCTTAATGGCTAGAAACATAAGTGATCTTGGAGGCTAGTAATCTAAACCACATTTAATTTATATCCCTAGATTTATAAAACCATCACTAAAGctctggttttgtttttttttttgttttttgttaacAGTAATTCGATCTGCAGAAGGGAGGAGGAACATGATGAGGCTATCACAGAGGATGGTGAAAACATTCTGTGTGAATATAAGCACTTCGTACGGACAATCTTGGACCGCTCTGTCTGAAACAACCAAGGACACTGTGAGAATCACGACAAGGAAAGTGTGTGAGCCTGGTCAGCCTACTGGAGTTGTTCTTGCTGCTGTCTCAACCACTTGTCTTCCGTTCTCCCACGCTAAAGTATTTGATCTTCTCCGTCATCAACATCACCATTCTCTGGTAAAAACCAAACCCATTGATCATCAAATCACTGAACTAACTTCAGTAGTAATAAGAATTTGAaccgatttgtttttttttactttctctgTAGTTGGAGGTTTTGTTCAGTGGAAGTTCACCTCATGAGGTTGCTCATATCGCCAATGGTTCGCATCCTGGAAACTGCATCTCTCTTCTTCGAATCAATGTAAGTTCAAACCCTAActttgaaaccctaaatttgcaaaaaaataatattgatttGTGTGTTACATACACTTGTACTTATTACAGGTCTCGAGCAACTCATGGCATAACGTGGACCTGATGCTTCAAGAGAGCTGCATAGATAACTCCGGCAGCTTAATCGTCTACTCCTCCGTCGACGTCGACTACATCCAACACGCGATGAACGGCGAAGATCCTTCCGGTATTCCGCTTTTGCCCCTAGGGTTCTCCGTCGTCCCCGTGAACTATCCCGATCAAGTCGAGGGTGTTTCCGTCAACTCGCATCCTCTGCCGTCGTGTCTCCTCACCGTCGGGATTCAGGTCTTGGCGAGCAACGTCCCAACCGCGAAACCAAACCTCTCCACCGTCACAACCATCAACAACCATCTCTCCTCCATCGTCAATCAGATCACTTCCGTCCTTAGCAGCACCATTCCTCCCGCGATCGCATCTTCCTCCGCCGGAGACGACGCCGTCGCCAAACAAGAGGTCATTTAGTGACCATGACTTCGAGGGTATT includes:
- the LOC111198492 gene encoding homeobox-leucine zipper protein HDG5: MLTMGEENVMTTDNRFASPQPPSSSPATIQSPNFNFNPFNSFSSIIPKEEHGMMSMSMLMMMGDGGVEEMMENGSAGGSFGSGSEQAEDPKSGNEFDVAELQDEEQPPPAKKKRYHRHTNRQIQEMEALFKQNPHPDDKQRQRLSHELGLKPRQVKFWFQNRRTQMKAQQDRAENVMLRADNDNLKAENSHLQAELRCLSCPSCGGPTVLGDIPFNELHIENCRLREELDRLCSIASRYTGRPMESSQPMINPPLEVQHHQPSLELDMSVYAGNFQEQPCSDMMLLPPQDTACYLPVQTNNNSNGYNMLLADEEKVIAMEIAVSCVHELTKMCYTEEPLWIKKKSDKMGGEILCLNEEEYKSLFAWTMENHNNKGDFRREASKANAVVIMNSITLVDAFLNADKWSEMFCSIVARAKTVQIISSGVSGASGSLLLMYAELQVLSPLVPTREAYFLRYVEQNVENGNWAIVDFPIDQIQPLSANTPHEYKRKPSGCIIQDMPNGYSQVKWVEQVEVNERHVHEIFAEYVKTGIAFGASRWLDVLERQCERMASLMARNISDLGVIRSAEGRRNMMRLSQRMVKTFCVNISTSYGQSWTALSETTKDTVRITTRKVCEPGQPTGVVLAAVSTTCLPFSHAKVFDLLRHQHHHSLLEVLFSGSSPHEVAHIANGSHPGNCISLLRINVSSNSWHNVDLMLQESCIDNSGSLIVYSSVDVDYIQHAMNGEDPSGIPLLPLGFSVVPVNYPDQVEGVSVNSHPLPSCLLTVGIQVLASNVPTAKPNLSTVTTINNHLSSIVNQITSVLSSTIPPAIASSSAGDDAVAKQEVI